The Providencia sp. PROV188 genome includes a region encoding these proteins:
- the kdsA gene encoding 3-deoxy-8-phosphooctulonate synthase, whose product MQQKVVSIGDIKVANDLPFVLFGGMNVLESRDMAMKVCEHYVTVTQKLGIPYVFKASFDKANRSSIHSYRGPGLEEGLKIFQEIKQTFGVKIITDVHTPEQAQPAAEVVDVIQLPAFLARQTDLVAAMAKTDAVINIKKPQFISPGQIGNIVEKFIEGGNDKIILCDRGANFGYDNLVVDMLGFNVMMQASNGCPVIFDVTHSLQCRDPFGAASGGRRGQVAELARAGMAVGLAGLFLEAHPDPDNARCDGPSALPLNKLEPFLQQVKAIDEVVKSFPALDTNS is encoded by the coding sequence ATGCAACAGAAAGTAGTCAGTATCGGTGATATTAAGGTCGCAAACGATCTGCCATTTGTTCTGTTTGGTGGCATGAACGTACTTGAATCTCGCGATATGGCGATGAAAGTGTGTGAGCATTATGTCACTGTGACACAAAAATTAGGCATTCCGTATGTATTTAAAGCCTCTTTTGATAAAGCTAACCGATCATCTATTCACTCTTATCGTGGACCGGGCTTGGAAGAGGGGCTGAAAATCTTCCAAGAAATCAAACAGACTTTTGGTGTGAAAATCATTACCGATGTTCATACTCCAGAGCAAGCTCAGCCAGCTGCTGAAGTGGTGGATGTTATCCAACTGCCAGCATTCTTAGCGCGTCAAACTGACTTAGTTGCGGCAATGGCGAAAACTGATGCGGTTATTAACATCAAAAAACCTCAGTTCATCAGCCCGGGACAAATCGGCAACATCGTTGAGAAATTTATCGAAGGTGGTAACGATAAAATTATCCTGTGTGACCGCGGTGCAAACTTTGGCTATGACAACCTAGTGGTTGATATGCTTGGTTTTAATGTCATGATGCAAGCCTCTAACGGCTGCCCAGTTATTTTTGACGTAACACACTCACTGCAATGCCGTGACCCATTTGGCGCTGCATCAGGTGGTCGTCGTGGACAAGTTGCTGAACTGGCAAGAGCGGGAATGGCGGTAGGGTTAGCAGGTCTGTTCCTTGAAGCTCACCCAGATCCAGATAACGCACGTTGTGATGGTCCTTCTGCATTACCATTAAATAAATTAGAGCCATTCTTACAACAAGTTAAAGCCATTGACGAAGTTGTAAAAAGCTTCCCTGCGTTGGACACCAACAGCTAA
- the lolB gene encoding lipoprotein insertase outer membrane protein LolB, with product MRPARNFWRLMPLSCLLLTACVTTSQDTTKGTSSSTDAQWKAHQSQVVELRDYQTRGSFVYIGGQGTGTETKTYAKFFWQQYTPEKYRLLLTNPLGTRELELSVEPDLTKLTTKDGQTHMSDVPSELIYQLTGMDIPIDDLTAWLVGSPGRATEYTLDSNHLLKSVTFKINGETWKLDYLSYDTKTSPMLPNHMELKQGDKIIKLKMDSWTLKK from the coding sequence ATGCGCCCAGCCAGAAACTTTTGGCGATTAATGCCCCTTTCCTGCCTGCTGCTGACTGCCTGTGTGACCACATCTCAAGACACTACGAAAGGCACTTCATCTTCAACGGATGCGCAGTGGAAAGCCCACCAATCACAAGTGGTTGAACTGCGTGATTACCAAACTCGCGGCTCCTTTGTGTACATTGGCGGTCAAGGTACCGGAACAGAAACCAAAACTTACGCGAAGTTTTTCTGGCAGCAATATACCCCCGAAAAATACCGTTTATTGCTGACTAACCCATTAGGTACGCGTGAACTGGAACTTAGTGTGGAACCTGATTTAACCAAATTAACCACGAAAGATGGGCAAACTCACATGAGTGATGTGCCAAGTGAATTAATTTATCAGTTAACTGGTATGGATATCCCCATTGATGATCTCACCGCTTGGTTGGTCGGTTCTCCAGGGCGTGCCACTGAATATACTCTCGATAGCAACCACCTGCTCAAATCCGTGACGTTTAAAATCAATGGCGAAACATGGAAATTGGATTATCTCTCTTACGATACCAAAACCTCGCCGATGCTGCCGAACCACATGGAGTTGAAGCAAGGGGATAAAATCATCAAATTAAAAATGGATAGTTGGACACTGAAAAAATGA
- the dauA gene encoding C4-dicarboxylic acid transporter DauA: MSTKNINRLRPFSALIDSCWKEKYTAARFMKDLIAGITVGIIAIPLAMALAIASGVPPQYGLYTAAIAGIVIAISGGSRYSVSGPTAAFVVILYPVSQQYGLSGLLVATLMSGIILLAMGFARFGKFIEYIPVSVTLGFTSGIAITIATMQIKDFFGLHMEHVPENYVDKVIALSKAFPTLQYSDTLIGLATLLVLVFWPKLKVRLPGHLPAIIVGTLIMWVLTLFDIQVETIGSKFSYLLPDGTQGNGIPPILPQFMLPWELPGSAPISWSMITALMPAALSMAVLGAIESLLCAVVLDNMTGKKHHSNSELIGQGLGNIAAPFFGGITATAAIARSAANVRAGATSPISAIVHSILVLLTLLILAPLLSYLPLAAMSSLLLIVAWNMSAAGKVFTLIRRAPKDDIIVLLLCMSLTVLFDMVIAITVGIVIASLLFMRRIANMTRVTQLPETQEDKSLLVVRVNGPLFFAAAERIFDELRIKSHGYETIVMQWDAVPVFDAGGLEAFHKFIDIVRKDTHIIVCDIPFQPLKTLARANVRPIDGVLSFQNSLKSALEEVHQIQENKKQLQS; this comes from the coding sequence ATGAGTACAAAAAATATTAATAGATTGCGTCCTTTTAGCGCATTGATTGATTCCTGTTGGAAAGAGAAATACACCGCAGCCCGATTTATGAAGGATTTAATTGCGGGTATTACCGTTGGGATTATTGCAATTCCACTGGCTATGGCACTCGCTATAGCCAGTGGTGTTCCACCTCAATATGGTCTTTACACCGCTGCCATTGCGGGGATTGTCATTGCAATTTCGGGTGGTTCCCGTTACAGCGTTTCTGGTCCAACTGCGGCCTTTGTGGTTATCTTATACCCCGTATCCCAACAATACGGGCTTAGTGGCTTATTAGTCGCGACATTGATGTCAGGGATTATCTTGCTGGCGATGGGTTTTGCTCGCTTCGGTAAATTTATCGAATATATTCCTGTATCCGTCACGCTTGGCTTCACGTCGGGGATTGCGATTACGATTGCGACCATGCAAATCAAAGATTTTTTTGGTCTGCACATGGAGCATGTTCCTGAAAACTATGTCGATAAAGTGATTGCGCTGTCTAAAGCATTTCCAACCCTACAATACAGTGACACCTTGATTGGGCTTGCGACTTTATTAGTGCTGGTTTTCTGGCCTAAACTCAAAGTTCGCCTACCGGGACACTTGCCTGCAATTATTGTCGGCACCCTGATCATGTGGGTGCTAACCCTGTTTGATATTCAGGTAGAAACTATCGGTTCTAAATTTAGCTATTTATTACCGGATGGAACTCAAGGTAACGGTATTCCGCCTATTCTGCCGCAGTTTATGTTGCCTTGGGAGTTACCGGGTAGTGCGCCCATCAGTTGGTCGATGATCACCGCATTGATGCCTGCCGCTTTGTCAATGGCTGTTCTTGGTGCAATTGAATCCCTATTGTGTGCCGTCGTGCTCGACAACATGACGGGGAAAAAACACCATTCCAATAGTGAGCTTATTGGTCAGGGATTAGGGAATATTGCCGCCCCATTCTTTGGAGGGATCACCGCAACCGCGGCGATTGCCCGTTCGGCTGCAAACGTCCGCGCTGGTGCAACATCCCCTATATCGGCTATTGTGCACTCTATTTTAGTATTGCTGACCTTGCTTATTCTTGCACCATTGCTCTCCTATTTACCGCTCGCTGCTATGTCCTCACTGCTACTAATTGTGGCGTGGAATATGAGTGCCGCTGGCAAAGTGTTTACGTTGATCCGCCGCGCGCCAAAAGATGACATTATTGTTTTACTGCTGTGTATGTCATTGACTGTCCTATTTGACATGGTTATTGCTATCACTGTCGGAATTGTTATCGCATCACTGCTGTTTATGCGCCGAATTGCCAATATGACACGAGTAACCCAACTACCAGAGACTCAAGAAGATAAAAGCCTGCTGGTTGTGCGAGTGAATGGTCCTCTATTCTTTGCTGCCGCAGAGCGTATTTTTGATGAACTACGGATAAAAAGTCACGGTTATGAAACAATTGTGATGCAGTGGGATGCCGTACCTGTATTTGATGCAGGGGGGCTAGAAGCTTTCCATAAATTTATTGATATCGTTCGTAAAGACACCCACATTATTGTGTGCGATATTCCATTCCAACCACTGAAAACATTAGCGCGTGCCAATGTTCGTCCGATTGATGGCGTGCTGAGCTTCCAAAATTCACTGAAAAGTGCATTAGAAGAAGTTCATCAGATCCAGGAAAATAAAAAGCAGCTTCAGTCATAA
- the prfA gene encoding peptide chain release factor 1 produces the protein MKPSIVAKLEALQERYEEIEAHLADAGVIADQDRFRALSKEYAQLTDVAKCFTAWRTVQDDIETAQMLLDDPEMKEMAQEELKEAKERNEELEQQLQLLLLPKDPDDEYNCFVEIRAGAGGDEAAIFAGDLFRMYSRYAESNRWRVELMSTSDGEHGGYKEVIAKISGDSVYGRLKFESGGHRVQRVPETESQGRIHTSACTIAILPELPEAELPEISPADLRIDTFRSSGAGGQHVNTTDSAIRITHLPTGIVVECQDERSQHKNKAKAMSVLGARIRQAEMDKRHAAEASERRNLLGSGDRSDRIRTYNFPQGRVTDHRINLTLYRLDEVMEGKLDALIQPIINEYQADQLSALSEQD, from the coding sequence ATGAAGCCTTCTATTGTCGCAAAACTAGAAGCATTACAAGAACGCTACGAAGAAATTGAAGCGCACCTTGCTGATGCGGGTGTGATTGCTGATCAAGACCGTTTTCGTGCTTTATCAAAAGAATATGCTCAGTTAACGGATGTCGCGAAGTGTTTTACTGCGTGGCGCACCGTTCAGGATGATATCGAAACAGCACAAATGCTGTTAGATGACCCTGAAATGAAAGAGATGGCTCAAGAAGAGTTAAAAGAAGCCAAAGAGCGCAATGAAGAGCTAGAGCAACAATTGCAATTGTTGTTACTTCCAAAAGATCCTGATGATGAATATAACTGCTTTGTGGAAATCCGCGCGGGCGCGGGTGGCGATGAAGCGGCAATTTTTGCGGGTGATTTATTCCGTATGTACAGCCGTTATGCGGAAAGTAACCGCTGGCGCGTTGAACTGATGAGCACCAGTGATGGTGAGCACGGTGGATACAAAGAAGTTATCGCAAAAATTTCGGGTGATAGCGTATATGGTCGCTTGAAGTTTGAATCCGGTGGTCACCGCGTACAACGTGTTCCTGAGACGGAATCACAAGGCCGTATTCATACCTCCGCATGTACTATTGCTATTTTACCTGAACTGCCAGAAGCGGAATTACCGGAAATTAGCCCAGCGGACTTACGTATTGATACATTCCGTTCATCGGGCGCGGGTGGTCAGCACGTTAACACCACCGATTCGGCAATTCGTATTACCCACTTACCAACGGGGATTGTGGTTGAATGTCAGGATGAACGTTCACAACACAAAAACAAAGCGAAAGCGATGTCTGTGTTGGGTGCACGTATTCGCCAAGCTGAAATGGATAAACGCCATGCAGCGGAAGCCTCTGAACGCCGTAACTTATTAGGTTCCGGTGACCGTTCTGACCGTATTCGTACTTATAATTTTCCACAAGGTCGAGTCACTGATCACCGTATCAACCTCACGCTGTACCGTTTGGATGAAGTGATGGAAGGAAAACTGGATGCATTAATTCAGCCTATCATCAACGAATATCAAGCTGATCAGCTTTCTGCTTTATCTGAGCAGGACTAA
- the ispE gene encoding 4-(cytidine 5'-diphospho)-2-C-methyl-D-erythritol kinase — protein MTLTWPSPAKLNLFLYITGQRADGYHELQTLFQFLDYGDEITFSTRSDDQINLLTPMPGVDTEKNLIIRAAKSLQTYCRETLNHQGALGADIHINKVLPMGGGIGGGSSNAATTLIALNEHWGTHVSDEVLAELGKHLGADVPVFVRGHAAFAEGIGEILTPAEPKERWYLVAHPGIEISTPMIFTDPELNRNSPKRSLAALLLAPYANDCEPIARKRFREVEQLVSWLLEYAPSRLTGTGACVFSEFETQADALKVLNKSPSWVQGFVAQGANVSPVHKFRAGITRVLHR, from the coding sequence ATGACCTTAACGTGGCCATCACCGGCAAAATTGAATCTTTTTTTATACATTACTGGGCAGCGAGCTGATGGTTATCATGAGCTACAGACTCTGTTTCAATTTTTAGATTATGGTGATGAAATCACCTTTAGCACTCGTTCGGATGATCAGATTAATTTGCTCACCCCGATGCCGGGTGTGGATACCGAAAAAAACTTAATTATTCGTGCAGCAAAAAGCTTGCAAACCTATTGTCGCGAAACCCTCAATCATCAAGGGGCGTTAGGTGCAGATATTCACATCAACAAAGTGCTGCCGATGGGCGGTGGTATTGGTGGCGGATCGTCAAATGCCGCGACAACGCTGATTGCGCTTAATGAGCATTGGGGAACTCACGTTTCTGATGAGGTTTTAGCCGAATTAGGTAAACACCTTGGTGCTGATGTTCCCGTTTTTGTTCGCGGTCATGCCGCCTTTGCTGAAGGCATTGGCGAAATTTTAACACCCGCAGAACCAAAAGAGCGTTGGTATTTAGTCGCACACCCCGGAATTGAAATCTCAACCCCGATGATCTTCACAGATCCAGAATTAAATAGAAATTCTCCAAAACGCTCTTTAGCCGCATTATTACTGGCTCCGTATGCAAATGACTGTGAACCGATCGCAAGAAAACGTTTTCGTGAGGTTGAACAGCTCGTTTCTTGGCTGTTAGAATATGCTCCGTCTCGCCTAACAGGAACAGGCGCTTGTGTGTTTTCTGAATTTGAAACCCAAGCGGATGCCCTGAAGGTGTTAAATAAATCCCCATCGTGGGTGCAAGGATTCGTCGCTCAAGGAGCGAATGTTTCTCCTGTGCACAAATTCCGCGCTGGGATAACCCGTGTATTGCACCGATAG
- a CDS encoding transglutaminase family protein, whose amino-acid sequence MKTIANIEFNQLPLSEGIMMVSNIIRADFPFMQVQTQLDDLVTKARAAIDLTADNQSKIEQLIALFYSEWKFGAAHGVYALSDMLWLDKVLASKQGTPVSLGSIFLFIAEQLDLEIEAAIFPTQLLFVSTKRDGSQWFINPVSGETLSQHTLTMWLKGTVDPYSEFIFDELDVAEHSVIVRKIFDTLKAALMEEKKMEMALKVCETLLILDPEDPYEIRDRGLILAHLDCNHVALSDLNYFVEHCPEDPVSEMIKIQIYSLDNLPVVLH is encoded by the coding sequence ATGAAAACAATAGCAAATATTGAGTTTAATCAGCTACCGTTAAGTGAAGGCATTATGATGGTTTCTAACATCATTCGCGCCGATTTTCCCTTTATGCAGGTACAAACGCAATTAGATGATTTAGTCACTAAAGCGCGTGCAGCGATAGATTTGACGGCGGATAACCAGTCAAAGATAGAACAGCTGATTGCACTGTTTTATAGTGAGTGGAAATTTGGTGCGGCGCACGGTGTTTACGCGCTATCTGATATGCTGTGGCTGGATAAGGTTTTAGCCTCTAAGCAAGGTACTCCAGTCTCTCTTGGCTCAATTTTCTTATTTATTGCTGAACAGCTCGATTTAGAGATTGAAGCTGCAATTTTCCCGACTCAATTACTTTTTGTCTCGACAAAACGAGATGGTTCTCAGTGGTTTATTAACCCTGTTAGCGGTGAAACCTTATCCCAACACACACTAACTATGTGGCTAAAAGGAACTGTTGACCCATACTCGGAATTCATCTTTGATGAATTGGACGTGGCTGAACATAGCGTTATTGTTCGCAAAATTTTCGACACGCTAAAAGCGGCGCTGATGGAAGAGAAAAAAATGGAGATGGCATTAAAAGTCTGTGAGACATTGCTGATCCTCGATCCTGAAGACCCTTATGAAATCCGCGACCGAGGGCTTATCCTCGCGCATTTAGATTGTAACCATGTGGCGCTGAGTGACCTTAACTATTTTGTTGAGCATTGCCCAGAAGACCCTGTGTCGGAAATGATTAAAATTCAAATTTATTCGCTGGATAACCTTCCAGTTGTACTGCATTGA
- a CDS encoding TIGR01212 family radical SAM protein (This family includes YhcC from E. coli K-12, an uncharacterized radical SAM protein.), producing MQLNDVVSMFGADLQRRYGEKIHKVTLHGGFSCPNRDGTLGRGGCTFCNVSSFSDEKQSEQPITLQIQQQISRISRANRYLAYFQAYTSTYDEVYRLKQLYEEALQQADMVGLCVGTRPDCVPDAVLSLLADYRQQGYEIWLELGLQTAHDKTLHRINRGHDFAAYQATTQKARALGIKVCTHLICGLPNENAAMNMQTLEAVLACGTDGIKLHPLHIVEGSIMAKSWRVGRIDTLSLEEYTATAGEMIRHTPTDILYHRISASARKPTLLAPQWCENRWVGMNSLYQYLLANGGQGSAL from the coding sequence ATGCAATTAAATGATGTTGTTTCCATGTTCGGCGCTGATCTCCAGCGCCGATATGGTGAAAAAATTCATAAAGTCACCTTACATGGTGGCTTTAGCTGCCCAAACCGTGATGGCACGTTGGGGCGAGGTGGCTGCACCTTTTGTAATGTGTCATCCTTCAGTGATGAAAAACAGTCTGAACAACCCATTACCCTTCAAATCCAGCAACAAATTTCCCGAATCTCTCGAGCCAATCGCTATTTGGCGTATTTCCAAGCCTATACCAGTACATACGACGAAGTATATCGTTTAAAACAGCTGTATGAAGAAGCGCTGCAACAGGCCGATATGGTTGGCTTATGCGTAGGCACTCGCCCTGATTGTGTGCCTGACGCGGTGTTATCTTTACTGGCGGATTATCGCCAGCAAGGTTATGAGATTTGGCTAGAACTTGGCTTACAAACTGCTCACGACAAAACATTGCACCGTATTAATCGCGGTCATGATTTTGCTGCCTATCAAGCGACCACCCAAAAAGCCCGTGCGCTGGGAATCAAGGTTTGTACTCATTTGATTTGCGGCCTGCCAAATGAAAATGCGGCAATGAATATGCAGACGTTAGAGGCGGTTTTGGCGTGTGGTACAGACGGTATAAAACTGCATCCACTGCATATTGTTGAGGGCAGCATTATGGCAAAAAGTTGGCGAGTGGGTCGCATAGACACCCTATCTTTAGAAGAATATACCGCAACTGCGGGGGAGATGATCCGCCATACGCCAACGGATATTCTGTACCATCGTATCAGTGCCAGTGCGAGAAAACCGACTCTATTAGCCCCACAATGGTGTGAAAATCGTTGGGTAGGCATGAACAGTTTGTACCAGTATTTGCTCGCTAATGGTGGGCAAGGCTCTGCGTTATAG
- a CDS encoding tetratricopeptide repeat protein: MYPILSVIKNTSRQFCLGAVGLMFSLHSMAQYDITPEDKKIFEQTKTAAQNNDAKAQYELAGMYLSGIGVLQNQNNAKLWAEKSAQAGNADAYSLLADITLISGDRTFTEEFVKAREYATKAVAGGSIRGKISLAETLITPESGDVDYPRAITLLEEVSALNDKDYFNAPLWLGIIYYDGNGVPQDEKKALEWFAKADALTFAGFAEGMASFQFNDGNNGAVRDDEQKATKLRAMACELGKTEGNEMYCY; the protein is encoded by the coding sequence ATGTACCCAATCCTCTCTGTTATTAAAAATACCAGCCGCCAATTTTGCTTAGGTGCGGTGGGTTTAATGTTCTCACTACATTCAATGGCGCAATACGATATTACGCCTGAAGATAAGAAAATATTTGAACAGACCAAAACAGCGGCTCAAAACAATGACGCTAAAGCGCAATATGAATTAGCTGGAATGTATTTGTCGGGAATTGGTGTATTACAAAACCAAAACAATGCCAAGTTATGGGCAGAAAAATCAGCACAAGCAGGCAATGCAGATGCGTATTCATTATTGGCGGATATTACGTTAATTAGTGGGGACAGAACGTTTACTGAGGAATTTGTCAAAGCCCGTGAATATGCGACTAAAGCCGTTGCTGGTGGGAGTATTCGAGGGAAGATAAGTTTAGCAGAAACGTTGATTACACCTGAGTCAGGTGATGTTGATTACCCGCGCGCCATTACGCTACTTGAGGAAGTCAGTGCGTTAAATGATAAAGATTATTTTAATGCGCCTTTATGGTTAGGCATCATTTATTATGATGGTAATGGGGTGCCACAAGATGAGAAAAAAGCCTTGGAATGGTTTGCGAAAGCCGATGCATTAACCTTCGCTGGCTTTGCAGAAGGTATGGCTTCATTTCAATTTAATGATGGTAACAATGGTGCAGTCAGAGATGACGAGCAGAAAGCGACAAAACTCCGTGCGATGGCTTGTGAATTAGGTAAAACCGAAGGTAATGAAATGTACTGTTACTGA
- the prmC gene encoding peptide chain release factor N(5)-glutamine methyltransferase, producing MRYSEWLQQAVVRLSASDSAKRDAQILLQHMTGRSRTYILAFDETELTPHEQQQLEALLARREQGEPIAYIVGEREFWSLPLYVSPATLIPRPDTECLVEQALARLPQDACRILDLGTGTGAIGLALASELPNSRVTGVDFNPDAVALAQRNQQRLAITNIQFSQSDWFTSLPNELFDMIVSNPPYIDESDIHLSQGDVRFEPSTALIADEDGFSDLAHIIATSKQYLKQQGWLLLEHGWQQGLTVRELFNENGYTNVETCLDYGGKERISLGQWNG from the coding sequence ATGCGTTATAGCGAATGGTTACAGCAGGCAGTCGTCAGACTGTCTGCCAGTGATAGCGCTAAACGAGATGCGCAGATCCTGTTGCAGCATATGACAGGGCGCAGTCGTACTTACATCCTCGCTTTCGATGAAACCGAACTAACTCCCCACGAACAGCAACAATTAGAAGCGCTATTAGCCCGTCGTGAACAAGGAGAGCCGATTGCCTACATTGTGGGTGAACGCGAGTTCTGGTCACTGCCGCTATATGTATCCCCCGCAACCTTGATCCCGCGTCCAGATACCGAATGCCTTGTTGAGCAAGCGTTAGCACGCCTTCCTCAAGACGCGTGTCGTATTTTGGATCTTGGCACAGGAACGGGGGCTATTGGGTTAGCCTTGGCGTCAGAGTTACCCAATAGTCGCGTAACGGGCGTGGATTTTAACCCCGATGCGGTGGCGTTAGCGCAACGAAATCAACAACGTTTAGCCATTACAAATATTCAGTTCTCACAAAGTGATTGGTTTACTTCACTACCAAATGAACTATTTGATATGATTGTGAGTAATCCACCTTATATTGATGAGAGTGATATTCACTTGAGTCAAGGTGATGTGCGTTTTGAACCATCAACGGCGTTGATTGCTGATGAGGATGGTTTTTCAGATTTAGCACACATTATTGCCACATCAAAACAATACCTAAAACAACAAGGGTGGCTGCTGCTTGAGCATGGTTGGCAGCAAGGTTTAACAGTGCGAGAGCTGTTTAATGAAAATGGGTACACCAATGTCGAGACCTGTCTGGATTATGGTGGTAAAGAGCGAATTTCCCTTGGCCAATGGAATGGTTAA
- the hemA gene encoding glutamyl-tRNA reductase — MTLLALGINHKTAPVALREQVAFGPEKIDHALEELLKQPQVSGGVVLSTCNRTELYLSLESQEKAQEQLTKWLCDFHGITAKDLQPSLYWHQDARAVSHLMRVASGLDSLVLGEPQILGQVKKAFALSQDNHSLSSELERLFQKSFSVAKRVRTETDIGANAVSVAFAACTLARQIFESLKHLNILLVGAGETIELVARHLREHGVQKMMIANRTLERAELLAKEVNAQVISLADIDNRLAEADIVISSTASPLPIIGKGMVERAMKARRSKPMLLIDIAVPRDIEQDVEKLRDVYLYTVDDLESIIAQNLAQRKAAAVEAEFIVEQESGHFMDWLRSQAGVSTIREYREQAEAIRASMTEKALAAIAQGANPEQVIMQLSQQLTNRLIHAPTKSLQQAAGNGDVERLNLLRDSLGLDHQ; from the coding sequence ATGACCCTATTAGCCTTAGGCATTAATCATAAAACAGCACCAGTGGCTTTGCGTGAGCAAGTCGCTTTTGGTCCTGAAAAAATCGACCACGCACTTGAGGAGTTACTGAAACAGCCTCAAGTGAGTGGCGGCGTTGTGCTGTCTACCTGTAACCGAACTGAACTGTATCTTAGCCTTGAATCCCAAGAAAAAGCGCAGGAGCAGTTAACTAAATGGTTATGTGATTTTCACGGGATCACCGCCAAAGATCTACAACCTAGCCTTTATTGGCACCAAGATGCGCGCGCAGTTAGCCATCTTATGCGTGTGGCAAGTGGGCTAGATTCGTTGGTTCTTGGTGAGCCTCAAATTCTCGGTCAAGTGAAAAAGGCGTTTGCGCTTTCGCAAGATAATCATTCTCTATCTAGCGAATTAGAGCGCTTATTCCAAAAATCGTTTTCCGTGGCTAAACGTGTACGAACTGAAACTGATATCGGTGCGAATGCGGTCTCTGTCGCTTTTGCGGCTTGTACACTGGCGAGACAGATTTTCGAATCACTCAAACATTTGAATATTTTGTTAGTCGGTGCAGGGGAAACCATCGAATTAGTCGCTCGTCATTTGCGTGAGCATGGCGTGCAAAAAATGATGATAGCTAACCGAACGCTAGAACGTGCAGAACTTCTAGCCAAAGAAGTGAACGCGCAAGTTATCTCATTAGCCGATATCGATAATCGTTTAGCTGAAGCGGATATTGTGATTAGTTCAACGGCTAGCCCGCTGCCAATTATTGGTAAAGGGATGGTCGAGCGTGCGATGAAAGCACGCCGTAGTAAACCTATGTTATTGATTGATATCGCAGTTCCTCGTGATATCGAGCAGGATGTAGAAAAACTTAGAGATGTTTATCTCTACACTGTTGATGATCTGGAATCCATCATTGCCCAAAACTTGGCGCAACGTAAAGCCGCCGCGGTTGAAGCGGAATTTATTGTTGAGCAAGAAAGCGGTCATTTTATGGATTGGTTGCGCTCACAAGCCGGAGTCTCTACAATTCGCGAATACAGAGAGCAGGCGGAAGCAATTCGGGCAAGTATGACCGAAAAAGCACTTGCAGCCATTGCCCAAGGTGCCAACCCTGAGCAAGTGATTATGCAGCTATCACAACAGTTAACCAACCGCCTGATCCACGCTCCGACTAAATCTTTGCAGCAAGCTGCGGGAAATGGGGATGTTGAGCGTCTAAATCTACTTAGGGACAGCTTAGGGCTGGACCATCAATAA